Proteins from a genomic interval of Acinonyx jubatus isolate Ajub_Pintada_27869175 chromosome B4, VMU_Ajub_asm_v1.0, whole genome shotgun sequence:
- the SPIC gene encoding transcription factor Spi-C isoform X2 produces MACVEQDKLGQAFEDAFEVLRQHSTGDLPYSPDYKNYLAFINHCSHIRGNSNCYGMLPAEEPVYNWRTVINSAADLYFEGNIHQSLPNIPENQLVQPAVLHQKGGKGRKKLRLFEYLHESLCNPEMASCIQWVDKTKGIFQFMSKNKEKLAQLWGKRKGNRKTMTYQKMARALRNYGRTGEITKIRRKLTYQFSEAILQRLSPSYFLEKEIFYSPYVQPEQGFLSLSNWNANYNCTYADYHEFSHPDC; encoded by the exons ATG GCCTGTGTTGAACAAGACAAGCTGGGTCAAGCCTTTGAAGATGCTTTTGAGGTCCTGAGGCAACATTCAACCGGAGATCTTCCGTACTCTCCAG attacaAAAATTACCTGGCGTTCATCAACCACTGCTCTCATATCAGAGGGAATTCCAACTGCTATGGTATGCTGCCTGCAGAGGAACCTGTCTATAATTGGAGAACAGTAATA AACAGTGCTGCGGACCTCTATTTTGAAGGGAATATTCATCAATCTCTGCCAAACATCCCTGAAAACCAGCTGGTACAACCTGCTGTTCTCCATCAAAAGGGAGGAAAAG GCAGGAAGAAGCTTCGACTGTTCGAATACCTTCATGAATCCCTGTGTAATCCTGAGATGGCATCTTGTATTCAGTGGGTAGATAAAACCAAAGGCATCTTTCAGTTTatgtcaaaaaacaaagaaaaacttgcccaactttgggggaaaagaaaaggtaacCGGAAGACCATGACTTACCAGAAAATGGCCAGAGCACTGAGGAATTATGGAAGAACTGGGGAAATCACGAAAATCCGGAGAAAACTAACTTACCAGTTCAGTGAAGCTATTCTCCAAAGACTCTCGCCATcttatttcttagaaaaagagATCTTCTACTCACCATATGTTCAGCCAGAGcaagggtttctcagcctcagtaaCTGGAATGCAAATTATAATTGTACATATGCTGATTACCATGAGTTTAGCCACCCTGACTGCTAA
- the SPIC gene encoding transcription factor Spi-C isoform X1: MQACVEQDKLGQAFEDAFEVLRQHSTGDLPYSPDYKNYLAFINHCSHIRGNSNCYGMLPAEEPVYNWRTVINSAADLYFEGNIHQSLPNIPENQLVQPAVLHQKGGKGRKKLRLFEYLHESLCNPEMASCIQWVDKTKGIFQFMSKNKEKLAQLWGKRKGNRKTMTYQKMARALRNYGRTGEITKIRRKLTYQFSEAILQRLSPSYFLEKEIFYSPYVQPEQGFLSLSNWNANYNCTYADYHEFSHPDC, from the exons ATG CAGGCCTGTGTTGAACAAGACAAGCTGGGTCAAGCCTTTGAAGATGCTTTTGAGGTCCTGAGGCAACATTCAACCGGAGATCTTCCGTACTCTCCAG attacaAAAATTACCTGGCGTTCATCAACCACTGCTCTCATATCAGAGGGAATTCCAACTGCTATGGTATGCTGCCTGCAGAGGAACCTGTCTATAATTGGAGAACAGTAATA AACAGTGCTGCGGACCTCTATTTTGAAGGGAATATTCATCAATCTCTGCCAAACATCCCTGAAAACCAGCTGGTACAACCTGCTGTTCTCCATCAAAAGGGAGGAAAAG GCAGGAAGAAGCTTCGACTGTTCGAATACCTTCATGAATCCCTGTGTAATCCTGAGATGGCATCTTGTATTCAGTGGGTAGATAAAACCAAAGGCATCTTTCAGTTTatgtcaaaaaacaaagaaaaacttgcccaactttgggggaaaagaaaaggtaacCGGAAGACCATGACTTACCAGAAAATGGCCAGAGCACTGAGGAATTATGGAAGAACTGGGGAAATCACGAAAATCCGGAGAAAACTAACTTACCAGTTCAGTGAAGCTATTCTCCAAAGACTCTCGCCATcttatttcttagaaaaagagATCTTCTACTCACCATATGTTCAGCCAGAGcaagggtttctcagcctcagtaaCTGGAATGCAAATTATAATTGTACATATGCTGATTACCATGAGTTTAGCCACCCTGACTGCTAA